In the genome of Bacteroidota bacterium, one region contains:
- the idi gene encoding isopentenyl-diphosphate Delta-isomerase — protein MIMEEVILVDREDKPLGLMEKMEAHRKGLLHRAFSVFIFNLNNELMLQQRALGKYHSPGLWSNTCCSHPRDGEAVLEAGHRRLKEEMGFDCQLEKTIDFIYYAELDKGMIEHEFDHVLVGRFDGFPEINPQEVHSWKWIKLEDLSEDMEKNPEHYTVWFRIIFNKVKDVILGQAFP, from the coding sequence ATCATTATGGAAGAGGTTATTTTGGTTGACAGGGAGGATAAACCGCTTGGTTTGATGGAGAAAATGGAGGCTCACCGGAAGGGATTGCTTCACAGGGCATTTTCTGTTTTTATTTTTAATTTGAACAACGAACTGATGTTGCAGCAGCGTGCTCTGGGTAAATATCATTCACCGGGATTATGGTCCAATACCTGCTGTTCTCATCCACGAGACGGAGAAGCGGTATTGGAGGCCGGCCACAGGAGGCTGAAGGAAGAGATGGGTTTTGATTGTCAGCTGGAGAAAACAATAGATTTTATTTATTATGCAGAACTTGATAAGGGTATGATCGAGCATGAATTCGATCATGTTCTTGTGGGTAGGTTCGATGGATTTCCTGAAATTAACCCGCAGGAGGTACATTCATGGAAATGGATAAAACTTGAAGACTTGTCTGAAGATATGGAGAAAAATCCTGAACACTACACCGTTTGGTTCAGAATAATATTTAACAAGGTGAAGGATGTTATTCTGGGCCAGGCTTTCCCATGA